From the genome of Takifugu rubripes chromosome 10, fTakRub1.2, whole genome shotgun sequence:
ACCTGATGTCATCGTTAATGACATCACCAAATGTCCGAGAGCCTTGAATTCACCCAAGAAAACGAGAGTAGACAGGTAAGGAGAGTTGTGAGTGTGGTTCCTGGACCAGGGGTGATAGAGAGCTCTGCACGAATCCTGGGAACTTCACAGCTTCTGTGTGGAAGAGCAGGAACGGTTCAACCTGTGAGCTGGAGACAACAGGTTCCCAGACATGAGGGCACCCAAGaatccaaaggtggcgtctcatGAGGGTGAGGAAGCCAGAAGATCAAGGGTCGTGAAGGACTGCCCACAGGTTCTGACCATTTCACGGTGACCTTCTCGTGTGTTCCTGCGTGTGttcttcatctgtctgtgcTTGTTTGGAacgtgagaggtcagaggtcaaagaggcTCTAAAAATGTTCCATTGGGCCATCGGGTGGAACTCAGGTGCCAGAGGTGGAGCAGGTTCTTCAGATTGGGAACCAGttatgctgatgctgatgctgatggaCATTTGAGAAATGGCAGCTAaaaccctgcccccccccctcacacacacacgtgcacacacccacgcacgcgtgcacacacccacacacacgtgcactcatgTGGGTTTATCTGGATTTGTTCGCCCCTGGACCCCCGAGGTGACCCCGGTGCGCAGACCTGAGCTCAGCgtttgtctgctgctgctgatcttcTAATCCTGGACACAATCAGAACTGCTGGGACATCAGAActcagagcagctggaggatcATCTGCTTGAGCTCCTGCAGCTAAACGCTAGTTAGCATCAACCCCACCAGCCCCGTTCAGAACCGTCACCAACCTCAAAGGATCTTAAGGAACAACAACCAGAAGAAGGAAaccttgtttttattattattttatttttatattgctGGTCGTCAGCTGAGGATGAAGGACATCTGATCACTCGTTTATTGATGAATGACGTTTTGGGATCGATGTTGTCAGACTGCAGCTTGTGGAGAAACAAATTCAAACGTAGTTGGCGTTCGCACGTTTTTGCACATCTGCCCTGATGTGTTGGCGCTCCCATCAGTGGCGTCTTTACTCGGGGAtctcatcctcctcgtcctcgaaGTTCTCCTCCCCGTCATTGGCCGTGGCGTCCTGGTACTGCTGGTACTCGGACACCAGGTCGTTCATGTTGCTCTCCGCCTCCGTGAACTCCATCTCGTCCATGCCCTCTCCGGTGAACCAGTGCAGGAACGCCTTCCTGCGGAACATGGCCGAGAACTGCTCCGAGATCCTCTTGAACAGCTCCTGGATGGCGGTGCTGTTGCCGATGAAGGTGGCGGCCATCTTGAGCCCGCGTGGAGCAATGTCGCAGACGGCTACCTTCACGTTGTTGGGGATCCACTCCACAAAGTAGCTGCTGTTCTTGTTCTGAATGTTCAGCATCTGCTCGTCCACCTCCTTCATGGACATGGGACCGCGGAAGACGGTGGCGACGGTCAGGTAGCGGCCGTGGCGAGGGTCGCAGGCCGCCATCATGTTCCTGGCATCAAACATCTGCTGGGTGAGCTCGGGAACGCTCAGAGCTCGGTACTGCTGACTCCCCCTCGCCGTCAGGGGAGCAAATCCCGGCATGAAGAAGTGGAGTCTTGGGAAAGGCACCATGTTGACCGCTAGCTTACGCAGGTCGGCGTTCAGCTGCCCGGGGAAGCGGAGGGAAGTCGTGACTCCGCTCATCGTGGCCGACACCAGGTGGTTCAGGTCGCCGTAGGTGGGCGTGGTCAGCTTCAGGGTGCGAAAGCAGATGTCGTAGAGAGCCTCGTTGTCGATGCAGTAGGTCTCATCGGTGTTTTCCACCAGCTGGTGCACTGACAGCGTGGCGTTGTAGGGCTCCACCACCGTGTCCGACACCTGAGGGACAGCCCAAGGTCAGAAAACAACCAGCAAGGTTCTCGGAACGCGTGGATAAATGCTGACTTGGATCCACGTCATGTGACTCCCGAGCTGCAGGAACGTGACGGTTGTAGTCAGCACAGACCTTTGGCGACGGCATGACGCTGAAGGTGTTCATGATGCGATCGGGGTACTCCTCCCGGATCTTGCTGATCAGCAGGGTGCCCATGCCCGAGCCGGTGCCCCCACCCAGGGAGTGAGTGAGCTGGAAGCCCTGGGGGGTTTCAGACATCATGAAGGTGCTGCACAGATGTTCTAGAGAGCTACGCGTTCTTCAGATATGTGAAAAGACGGCTCATAGGTCTTCTGCATCACAAACAAGACCatgtgtgtcatgtgactggaAACCCCGCCCCTGCTCATCACCCTGTCTTTAGCAcaatgctaacattagcgttATTAGATACGCTtctgtggctccgcccactgggTTTGAATCGACCAACTCACTTGGAGACAGTCGCAGTGCTCACACTCTTTCCTCACGATGTCCAGGACCGAGTCcacaagctccgccccctccgtaTAATGACCTTTGGCCCAGTTGTTCCCAGCGCCTGTCTGACCTGCAGACAACCAACCAGGAGAGCTTTGATGTTAGATCAAAGCAAAGACAAAGCGAGTTGGTGTCACTTCAGAACAAATGAATGATGTTGCCGGGGGTTACCGAAGATGAAGTTGTCGGGTCTGAACAGTTGTCCGAAGGCTCCCGAGCGCACGCTGTCCATGGTTCCTGGTTCCAGGTCCACCAGCACAGCCCGGGGGACGTATTTATgcgctgcacaaacacaacacactcaACGCGCTGGTCGATTCGGCTGAACGATTGTTTGTGTGGATCACGTGCTGGTCGGCGCGCCACCGTTGGACCTACAGGACGCCTGGTTGTAGTAAACGTTGattctgtccagctgcagcgagGAGTCGCCCACGTACGTCCCCGCAGAGTCGATGCCGTGCTCATCGCTGATCACTTCCCAGAACTGGGCCCAAACAGGAAAACCCACTCATCATTTCAACCACCTCATCACTGGAATCTGCTGGGATCCACTCAACTGTGGATCTAACAGATCAACTGCTTGTTGGGAGTTCTGGAAAAATCTTTATTCattcagacagaaaaaaacGGCTCTGTGGGCTAAAACaatggccgtgtgtgtgtgtgtgtgtgtgtgtgtgtgtgtgtgtgtgtgttctcacattCCTTTAATGTGCTGATAGCGActctgaagctccgccccctcacggctgctgtctgatccagttgaccgattgttattttatttgtttaataatttaataatatttGGATTATTAATTAAATGAGTTTtgctgtgcacaaacacacatgctcagatacatttttaaatttgctttattttgtctcctaacagggacgggggggggcagcggggtCACCTTGGTACCTGCACGCTTTACACCTGaggtccacacacactccccacaGGGACGGGATCTGAACCCACAgcttaaataaaacaatattttagaTCTCTTCTCCTTGAAAATGTATTAGATGAATGTTTAAAGAGTTTAGgagttgttgttttaaaataaaaactactAAAAACTAGAGGTGCCGGTAGTGGTACACCTGTGTTGGTCCCGCTGCCTGCAGGTGAGTTCCTAAATGTTCTACTGACGGACGCTGGGGGCTGCTGGCCTGTTGGCACCTCTGTAAACAGAACAACAACATCTCGTCGTTTCTGACCTTGGTTCCGATCTGGTTCCCGCACTGGCCCGCCTGGATGTGGACGATCTCCCGCATCTTCCTTCTCGTGTCAATGTTCTGCTCCTCGTCTGGGTGGCGGGAGCGCGCCGCCACCTTCATGCCCTGTCAAGCGCGCTCCCGTCACCACGCCCCGAGGGGGCGATATCTGTCCAATCAGAAAGTGATAAATGATCCGTCCACGTGCGACCCTCTAAATGATCAGCTGATCATCAGACTGACGTAATCGGTGATCGGTCACAGGTTTATCACTGCATCGATTTATTGGATCGATCTAATTCCTCACTTGTGAATAATATAATATTTAGTCAATGATTGGCAAAAACGTTACTGTTATTAATACACTATTTTAACGTACATATTACAATGACCACGGAGGAAGTCAAAGGACAGAAAAGTCGGGAGTGACTCGGACATTTGGGGGCCAATAAACGAAGTTTAGAGGTGGGGAACCGGTTTCAGACACCAGAAccctgctgccatctgctggggCACCGGGAGATGGGTTCAAGCCCGGAACCATCTCTTCATTAAGTAGGCAAACACTACTTTAACTTCACTACGTTTCTTTAATATCCGTAGTTGGTTTCTCATCCGTGTTTTGGGGATAATAAATCCGATTGATGCTAAATTCCATTCAATGTCTGATGACACAAAACAGCAAACGGACTTTTCTCCCGTTCGTTTACCCCCGGAACGATCGACGCTCTCGTCTGTTTCTGACGGACCCTAAAAAGCGTCGGACTGACTCCAAGTGTTCCTTCACAAGTTTGATGTAGTAAACTTCCAAAATGAAATTTCGAGGCAAAATCGTGGATGTAGCGTGTCTGAATCACTTTACAAGTGAGTATTGTTCTTTCTTTGGTTAACGAGTCGGTTTAGCGCCTGGTTAATTAACCCGGTTTGGTTAGTTTGTTGTGTTTGAGCGGATTCGCTTTGCGTCGTTAGGAGTCATCAGCACCATCTCAAAACTGACCAAGAGCTGCATCCTGCGACTGACTCCGCAACATTTGTTCTTCGTTCTGTCGGGGAAAGTGACCAACGGAGGAGTCAGCATGTGGTGCGAGCTGTCGCAGGTGGGAGTCcttgatcgatcgatcgatcgatcatCTGATGGCAGCAGCCATAAAGAATCCTGgagatgctcctcatgatgggGTCTCTTCCAGCTCACCTTCTCTTTGTTTCCCCTCAGGCCAACTTCTTTGATGAGTACCAAATGGAAGGTTTCTCTCCCGAGGACAATGAGATCTGCCTGGAGGTCACTCCTGAGAACTTGTCCAGAGCTCTGAAGACCACCCAGAATGCCAAAGCCGTCAAGGTCAAACTGACTAAGAAACACTGTCCCTGTCTGACCATCACTGCTGAGTTGGTGAGTGGAAACATCTAAGAGACACAGAAGCGTCATAACTGTGTGATAATGTGTCTGTAGAGTTGCTGAAGAGAAATCATGGTTCTGGAGGAAGTGAACATTTTTAACCATCAAAAACAGACGGAATGAAAACACAGACTaggtccttcagcagcttcGGCTCACTAAGTTATCGGGTCACTTGGCTCCTCTGATCAGACGCTGCAGCCAATTATTAATTAAGGCTCCTCCCGATTCTCCGTACGATTGAGGCGACGAGTCCCTCGGCCTGGAGATGAAGCCGAGAGAAATCTCACAGTACATTTTGAGCTACTACACAACTAATTAGTCCTGTTTGGAATTGTTAGTTCTATTTTAAAGCTGTTCGTTATAACAAGTTAATGGATCTGTAGCTAATAATACTCTTGGCAAATGTCGCTACTGGCGACGGAACCCGATCCGGTCTTGGTCCCTGAcggtctcctcctccctgttctgTCCAGCCGACCCTGTCCAGCATCAGTCGGGTCGTCACCCACGACATTCCCGTTGAAGTCATCCCTCGCAGGCTGTGGCACGAGTTCAAAGAGCCCAGCGTGCCAGACTTCCACGTAGGTGACGATCGCCCCGTTTCTGCCGCCTCCCGCCGTGACTCACACGCTTTCTGCAGGTGAGCATCTACCTGCCTCCTCTGAAGACCATGAAGAACGTGGTGGACAAGATGAAGAACCTGTCCAACTTCCTGGTAGGATCCAAGTCCTCCGAACATCTTTGACCTGAAATCTGACCACTGCTCatctgactctgtgtgtgtgtgtgtgtgtgtgtgtgtgtgtgtgtgtgtgtgtgtgtgtgtgtgtgtgtgtgtgtgtgtgtgtgtgtgtgagataatgGAGGCCAACCTGCGTGGAGAGATGAACCTGAAGATCGAGACGGACCTGGTTTCCGTCACCACTCACTTCAAAGACCTGGGGAACCCTCCGTGGGGTAAAACTCCGCCTCTAAAGAAATCGCCACATCAGTTTGGACCGATGCAGAACCTTCGTGTTCTTCCAGGAGACGACGCGTCCCAGGGTGGAGGCGCCGCCCGGCGCTGGGACCCAGAAGCCATGACGCAGGCCCGGGTGGACatcaggaagctgcagcagttcCTGATCGGCCAGCAGGTCAACCCCAGCAAGGCCATGTGCAGTAAGAGCAGCCGATCAATACTCATGAGGTCGCGTGTGAACGCAGCACGTTGGGTTTTGATAGTTCGGGATAGTTCCTCAGATAAAGACCCGATGTTCCTCTGTCCTCAGATATCGTCCACGACACGGTCGTCCATCTGATCCTGCTGCACGAAGACGTGTCGCTGCAGTATTTCATCCCCGCCGTGGCTTAAACTCTCCACGCggttgaactttgacctctgaggcTGGATGATGTGAGAACGGACCAGGAACCTGTTGGTTCTCCCACACTAAGGACTCGGTGAGGTCCAGTCATCAGTGTGGACACGGACAGGAACTCTCTGGCCAAGACGTCTTCAGCCAGGAACTGGACGGTTCACTGGGTTAAAATGCTGTTTAGTTTGAGGTTGGTGGTTTATATTCACACATGAAGGAGGAAACAAGCTTAATTTCACTCATAATTCAGCGTTTTATAGATCAGGAGGATCTATGTCGCCGACGAATTTGCTAATTTTCTCCTTGTCAAGTTGGATTCAGCCAAGTTTGAGTGAGTTATTTCTAGTTATAGTAGGCGCGGCCTCGCCAAGTGTTTCTACTGCCCAGTATTATTGTGCACGTTCGTTCATCGTGCACGGATGCAGGTGGGTCATGGAGTCGACGTGGGTAATaaattgtgaaataaaaacGGCGACTCATCATTGCTGTCAGTAGCAACACGTTAGCGCTGCTTTTATAATGATATGACTGAGACGGTAAATGGTCAAATATAGGTGTTGCAGGATCTGGCAACCTGACTGGCAACCTATCTGGCAACCTGACTGGCAACCTATCTGGCAACCTGACTGGCAACCTATCTGGCAACCTGACTGGCAACCTGACTGGCAACCTGACTGGCAACCTATCTGGCAACCTATCTGGCAACCTGACTGGCAACCTATCTGGCAACCTATCTGGCAACCTGACTGGCAACCTATCTGGCAACCTATCTGGCAACCTATCTGGCAACCTGACTGGGGGGTACCACAGTATTTTAATGTGATAGAGGTTACTGTTCCTTTAAGGGATAATTTTTAGAAATAAAGGTCAAAATATAAAGTCTCGtcaattgtttctttttaaataaattttcttttttaacatgaGTGTCCGAATGAACCGTgaattttactttttaaatgccAATAAAACCGATGCTTTGATTGCGCGGAGGTGTAATTTTCATTGTGGGCTAAGATGAttaacataaatgatatttatacTTTTATCAGTTTTTCTTAATTAAAGTGACTCGttaatgtgatttattttcaaTGGAAAATCGAGGGCGTGGCCTAATATGCTAATAAACGACAGTGAAGTGTGATTTGTAGGATCAGATCAATAAACACTAACAGAAGCTGTTGGAGCCGCGCCGGCAGGAGGAGCGGGACCCCCTGGAGATAAAGGTGAAGTTggaagcttcagcagcttctgaacCCTGAAGGACCCAGAAATGTGCTGCTTTAGCCATCAGAGAACAATCTGGAGGGAGGGTTTTAGGCCCCTTTGGTGGAGTTGCACCATCTTTAAAGCGTCATGGTCGGCTCAGACCCACCGGGGCAAAATCAGCCAATCCAACGTCACGGAAGTGCGAGATTAACGAGTTTGAGTAGTTTATtggaacttttctttctttgtgtttctgtattAATTAGCAGGAACTTCAAAGCTTCAAAGTCAGACTTGTGAAAAAGAAACTGGATGATGTAACAGTGATAAAGACTCAGAACCAGCTAACTACCCTCCCCCATAACTACCCTCCCCCATAACTACCCTCCCTCATAACTACCCCACCCTCATAACTACCCTCCCCCATAACTACCCCTCCCTCATAACTACCCCTCCCCCATAACTACCCTCCCCCATAACTACCCTCCCCCATAACGACCCTCCCTCATAACTACCCCTCCCTCTTAACTACCCTCCCTCATAACTACCCCTCCCTCATAACTACCCTCCCTCATAACTACCCACCCTCATAACTACCCCTCCCTCTTAACTACCCTCCCTCATAACTACCCCTCCCTCATAACTACCCCCCCTCATAACTACCCTCCCTCATAACTACCCCCCCTCATAACTACCCTCCCTCATAACTACCCTCCCTCTTAACTACCCACCCTCATAACTACCCTCCCTCATAACTACCCACCCTCATAACTACCCCTCCCTCATAACTACCCTCCCTCATAACTACCCTCCCTCATAACTACCCCTCCCTCATAACTACCCTCCCTCACCACCGTTTTAATGTGGTTTTCCAGAACTTCCATCAGTGGCCACTAGAGGCGCCACTGATTGGATCTGAAAAGcatatttttatgtatttatgatGATCGATTTCGAGCTGTTTTGCAGCTCATTTGCCATCAAACCTTCAGCTCTTTCTTTCATCGACCTTTTTCTCCGAGACGCGTTTcttgttttgtggtttttgtCTCATTTGCTGTAACGACGACAATGATTCTGAACTACGAGACGTTTGGTCCAAGACAAGTTTACATCAAAGGAAAAAGACAATACAAGTGAACAGGCAGAAGAtcctcccccaccacacactcacacacacacacacacacacactctcacactcacacacacacactcacacacacacactcacccacacacaccactcacacacacacacacacactctcacacacacactcacacacacacactcacccacacacacacactcacacacacacacacacactcacccacacacacactcacacacacacactcccccaccacacactcacactcacacacacacacacacacacactctcacactcacacacacactctctcacacacacacatgctctcacactcacacacacactctcccccaccacacactcacacacacactcacacacacacacactctcacacacacactctcacactcacacacacactctcccccaccacacactcacacacacactcacacacacacacactctcacacacacactctcacactcacacacacaatcacacacacactcacacacacacactctcacacacactctctcacacacacacacactctcacactcacacacacactctcacactcacgcacacacgcacaccacacacacactctcacactcacacacacacacacactcacacacacacacactctcacactcacacacacacacactcacactcacacacacacactcacacacacacacactctctcacacacactcacacacacactctcacactcacacacacacacactcacacacacacacactctcacactcacacacacacacacacacacacactcacacacacgcacactcactcacacactctcacactcacacacacacacactcacacacacacacacacacacacacacacacacacactctcacactcacacacacacacactcacacacacacactcacacacacgcacactcactcacacactctcacactcacacacacacacactcacacacacacactcacacacacacacactctctcacacacacacactctcacacacactcacacacacactctcacacaccacacactctctcacacacacacacacaccatgagaCAATAGTTTGAAGAGCAGCCCCCGGATGATGGTTTAACCCTTTCTGCTTCGCCACACGAGGCTTCAGACGAATCTCTCGTCTCTTTGACGTTTGATTGGTTCTTGACCGAGTGTTTGATAAACGCTCGACCCAATCGGGTCCTTTGAACTGACCCATGTGATGTGATTAATCCCGCCTGCCGGCTCTTTTTACCGTCTTTATCTCAAGAATTACCTCATCTGGACGAGTTTGGATTTTATTGATCAGCTGATTCCCTTTTGTATCGTCGATCGATCGATGAATCAGAACCGAGCAAGAACCGGGTTCTGCTGTTCCAGGGTCCCGCTCCCCCATCAGTAGAGCAGTTGGTACGGTCCAGCCCACCCCCCTATTGAGCTGAATGAATGAGAGCTTGAGTGTGGCACATTAACACTACATTCCTGTTCACACAGCACTGGTCTGagtccgctccgctccgctctgCTCTCGGCCCGGTTCTGACCAGTCTGACCCGACCTCGGCGCCGTTGCTGGTTGCAGACATGAagttgctgctgttggtgctgctgctggatggagctgcagctcagctgagaGGTGAGAGATGCAGTTACGCAAACTTTCCTGACCCGCTGCCGGTCCGGGGTCAgattctgcagcttcagctcttgAGGGTTCCGGACCCGGTTCGGCTTCTCTGAACCGGCTGCACTTTTTCACGGGTTTTGATTGGATCGCTTCCGAAAAAGCCGATGTTGAGACTCCAGCTGCTTCCCCCGGGTCAGGACGTTCCCCGTGTTCCTGGGATCACGTGCGCTCTCTCCAAGGTCTCCTCGGGAATCTTGATACGAAGGTCCAGACGGGCCGGGCCGACGCCACAGAACTTTTACTGCATCACTGTTGAGCAGCTAAAGAGTGATGAGCGAGCTGATTAGCATGTGAAGAGGATTCGTGTGTGCTGGTCACGTTGATAAGGGAagacagactgtgtgtgtgtgtgtgtgtgtgtgtgcgcgtgtgtgtgtgtgtgtgtgtgagtgtgtgtgtgtgtgtgtgtgtgtgtgtgtgtgtgtgtgagagagagagatgattgCGGGGAACAATCACtctgccctcttcctctcctaaAACCCCTCACCCACATCTGCCCCCCACGGGGCCACAGACACCTcgctgtgtgtgtagcaggggggaggggtcagaggtcaagctgAACATCAACACACTGATTTAACACATTCCAACATGGACGCTTCTCTACCTGTGTGTCTCCGCTCAGGGGGTTGTGTTACCAGTATCTATATAGTAGATGGTCGTTTCCCCAGATGTGTTGATCTGagttgagcgtgtgtgtgtgtgtgtgtgtgcgtgtgtgtgtgtgtgtgtgtgtgtgtgtgtggtggtgggaggggtgTCGGACCACCTAGTTGCTTTCACACCTCAGCAGCTGATCACACACAACACTAATTAAcatgtgtgtgtagttgtgcgtgcgtttgtgtgtttttcttcaacCTGGCTGCGGTGTCTATGCGTAACCGTGGTAACGAGCCTGTCAGAACATCTGAATCCGATGCTAATCCGGCGCTAACGGGACGTTGCTGCTCCCTGTGACAGGCCTGTTTCCTGCCATCTTGAACTTGGCCACCAACGCCGTGGTCGACAGCAACGCCACGTGCGGCGACCCGGACCCGGAGGTCTACTGTAAACTGGTGGAGCACGTTCCGGGTCGACCCGTAAAGAACCCTCACTGCGCACGCTGTGACGCCGCCTCGCTTCTGCTGAGAGGTACGGACATGGAGGCGGGGTCTCCCCCGGTTCCTCGGAGCACCTCATAGAAACGGGTCCCCGTCACTGTTCTGACCGTGTTTGATTTCAGAACGACATCCCATCACCAACGCCATCGACGGAACCAACCGCTGGTGGCAGAGTCCCAGTATCAAGAATGGGCGGCAGTTTCACTGGGTCACCATCACGCTGGACCTGAAACAGGTACCGGCACCGGTGGTTCCTCCGGCTGTTCCTGCTCCTCAGGCGTCACTGTCGCGGCTCAGTCGGGCTCACATCTGGACCATCAGAACCAGATCTGCTGTGTCTAGGATGAGGAACATCTGGTCTCGGACCTCTGACTCGGTACCGTGTAACGATGCTTTTCTGCCCCCTCAGATCTTCCAGGTCGCCTACGTCATCATCAAAGCAGCGAACTCTCCTCGCCCAGGTCAGCTGTCTGTCTGCgcgcctgtctgtctgcgcCTGCCGACCCTGTCTGACCGtctcacacctctccaggtaaCTGGA
Proteins encoded in this window:
- the tubb6 gene encoding tubulin, beta 6 class V, whose amino-acid sequence is MKVAARSRHPDEEQNIDTRRKMREIVHIQAGQCGNQIGTKFWEVISDEHGIDSAGTYVGDSSLQLDRINVYYNQASSHKYVPRAVLVDLEPGTMDSVRSGAFGQLFRPDNFIFGQTGAGNNWAKGHYTEGAELVDSVLDIVRKECEHCDCLQGFQLTHSLGGGTGSGMGTLLISKIREEYPDRIMNTFSVMPSPKVSDTVVEPYNATLSVHQLVENTDETYCIDNEALYDICFRTLKLTTPTYGDLNHLVSATMSGVTTSLRFPGQLNADLRKLAVNMVPFPRLHFFMPGFAPLTARGSQQYRALSVPELTQQMFDARNMMAACDPRHGRYLTVATVFRGPMSMKEVDEQMLNIQNKNSSYFVEWIPNNVKVAVCDIAPRGLKMAATFIGNSTAIQELFKRISEQFSAMFRRKAFLHWFTGEGMDEMEFTEAESNMNDLVSEYQQYQDATANDGEENFEDEEDEIPE
- the hus1 gene encoding checkpoint protein HUS1, whose product is MKFRGKIVDVACLNHFTRVISTISKLTKSCILRLTPQHLFFVLSGKVTNGGVSMWCELSQANFFDEYQMEGFSPEDNEICLEVTPENLSRALKTTQNAKAVKVKLTKKHCPCLTITAELPTLSSISRVVTHDIPVEVIPRRLWHEFKEPSVPDFHVSIYLPPLKTMKNVVDKMKNLSNFLIMEANLRGEMNLKIETDLVSVTTHFKDLGNPPWGDDASQGGGAARRWDPEAMTQARVDIRKLQQFLIGQQVNPSKAMCNIVHDTVVHLILLHEDVSLQYFIPAVA